A genome region from Lactobacillus sp. ESL0791 includes the following:
- a CDS encoding type 1 glutamine amidotransferase, which yields MRINILQHTPNEGPGSIIDWADSCGHEVYTYHPYRFGYLPTAAQTDMLVILGGPMSPNDDLPWIKQERELIKQLLAEDKPMFGACFGAQQIAKVLGAAITKSPVKEVGWAPVYLQTGTIPALPKKLLALHWHEEMFDIPAGAELLFSSTGLKNQGFVLKHRVIGLQFHFEPKPNNVREMVVNDFPYIEGSILGQNAAQILAQKVPETNKQVMFQLLDYINA from the coding sequence ATGCGGATAAACATTTTACAACACACGCCTAATGAGGGGCCGGGGTCAATTATTGATTGGGCGGACAGCTGCGGCCATGAAGTGTATACATATCATCCCTACCGGTTTGGCTACCTGCCAACAGCTGCCCAAACCGACATGTTGGTTATTTTGGGCGGGCCAATGAGTCCCAATGATGATCTGCCATGGATTAAGCAGGAGCGAGAGCTGATCAAACAGCTGCTTGCAGAAGATAAACCCATGTTTGGGGCCTGTTTTGGTGCGCAGCAAATCGCTAAAGTGCTGGGAGCAGCAATTACAAAGTCTCCGGTTAAAGAAGTGGGTTGGGCCCCAGTTTACTTGCAGACCGGCACCATTCCTGCTTTACCGAAAAAATTACTGGCACTCCATTGGCATGAAGAAATGTTTGATATTCCTGCGGGAGCAGAACTGCTTTTTTCAAGTACTGGCTTAAAAAATCAAGGCTTTGTCTTAAAGCATCGCGTAATTGGCTTGCAATTCCATTTTGAGCCTAAGCCAAATAATGTGCGTGAGATGGTTGTTAATGATTTTCCGTATATTGAAGGCTCAATTCTGGGTCAGAACGCCGCGCAAATTTTAGCGCAAAAGGTACCGGAAACCAATAAACAGGTGATGTTTCAACTGTTAGATTACATTAATGCCTGA
- a CDS encoding PTS sugar transporter subunit IIA has translation MVKKDALLEYLRKYPGWHTSQELAVMLGVSNRTVKTYVQQLKQEGCEIVSGTKGYSLHNTDMLHDHEKNCVPRTSKERVNFIINFFVKNSSAVNLYDLSEKLFVSESAILQDFKKVQSKIKPFGLELQRNGDFWSLVGNESQKRHLLSSLIYSESAGSFNNQDIIQKNFPQIDVDKLKKIILEESSKENIYLNTFDVNNILLHFVIAIDRINQGHEINNGSVDFDFKNNKLGLQIVDRVADEFNIQFSVLDRYELALIIQGALNNKADFAENISSETRALVMDLIDYVWKNYEINLDIASFKKFFSMHLDRLITRSRQQKSNYNPIAKNIKFYSPTIYECAVIIAHRITTKAKIRIDDNEIAYIAMHVGNAIAEQISDRQKLAVAIMIPKYYNNAAVLSNKLQGLEASYINIKDIIYDPNQIKKLGNKIDLLISVDSDYVDSKISTVSISQFLLANDIQALNVAITTKQHQIKKDHFQEKLLRFFDSKNFVVSDDLKTIDQVFELVTNNFVQQGVVDESFINLLFQRESMSSTAFGRVAIPHSLNMSAKKSSGFIIINSHGIKWSGGNEVFLIIALAIDPNNKQLFREVFDELSNVVTDINNVTKLINCKNYSEFIVKLVDLL, from the coding sequence ATGGTTAAGAAAGATGCCCTTCTTGAATATTTACGAAAATATCCAGGGTGGCACACATCGCAAGAACTAGCTGTAATGTTAGGAGTATCTAACCGAACCGTAAAAACTTATGTCCAACAGCTTAAGCAAGAAGGATGTGAAATTGTATCTGGGACAAAAGGATATAGCTTGCATAACACTGATATGTTACATGATCACGAAAAAAATTGTGTTCCAAGAACAAGTAAGGAAAGGGTAAATTTTATTATTAACTTTTTTGTCAAAAATTCTTCCGCAGTTAATTTATATGATCTGTCTGAAAAGCTTTTTGTAAGTGAATCAGCGATTTTACAGGACTTTAAAAAAGTTCAATCTAAAATTAAGCCTTTTGGGCTTGAACTACAGCGAAATGGTGATTTTTGGTCACTAGTAGGCAATGAAAGTCAAAAACGTCATTTGTTAAGCTCATTAATTTATAGTGAAAGTGCAGGCTCGTTTAATAACCAAGATATCATCCAAAAAAATTTTCCGCAGATAGACGTTGATAAATTAAAAAAAATAATTTTAGAAGAAAGCTCAAAAGAGAATATATATTTAAATACTTTTGACGTGAACAATATATTACTTCACTTTGTTATTGCGATTGACCGGATAAACCAAGGACATGAAATTAATAATGGCAGTGTTGATTTTGATTTTAAGAACAATAAATTGGGGTTGCAGATAGTTGACAGGGTAGCTGATGAATTCAATATTCAATTTTCGGTATTAGATCGGTACGAATTGGCACTAATTATTCAAGGCGCTTTAAATAATAAAGCTGATTTTGCAGAAAATATTTCATCAGAAACAAGAGCCTTAGTAATGGATTTAATTGATTATGTCTGGAAAAATTATGAAATTAACCTTGATATTGCTTCTTTTAAGAAATTCTTTTCGATGCATTTGGATAGGCTGATTACTAGATCTAGGCAGCAAAAAAGCAATTATAATCCTATTGCTAAAAATATTAAGTTCTATTCGCCGACAATTTATGAATGTGCAGTAATTATTGCGCATAGAATTACTACGAAAGCTAAAATTAGGATTGACGATAACGAAATAGCTTATATTGCCATGCATGTTGGAAATGCGATTGCTGAGCAAATTTCTGATCGTCAAAAATTAGCAGTAGCAATTATGATACCCAAGTATTATAACAATGCAGCTGTTTTATCCAATAAGTTGCAAGGGTTAGAAGCATCGTATATTAATATCAAGGATATTATTTATGATCCTAATCAAATCAAGAAGTTAGGGAATAAAATTGATTTACTTATCTCAGTTGATTCAGATTATGTTGATTCGAAAATTAGTACGGTGTCAATTTCACAATTTTTGTTGGCAAATGACATTCAGGCTTTAAACGTTGCGATTACAACCAAACAGCATCAAATAAAGAAAGATCATTTTCAAGAAAAATTACTTCGCTTTTTTGACAGCAAAAATTTTGTTGTAAGCGATGATCTTAAAACAATTGATCAAGTTTTTGAATTAGTAACTAATAATTTTGTTCAGCAAGGAGTTGTTGATGAGAGCTTTATTAATTTGCTATTTCAGCGTGAGTCAATGTCATCAACTGCATTTGGCAGGGTTGCAATTCCGCATTCCTTAAACATGAGTGCGAAGAAAAGCAGCGGATTTATAATAATTAATTCGCATGGCATTAAGTGGAGTGGGGGCAATGAAGTCTTTTTAATTATTGCTTTGGCAATTGATCCAAATAATAAGCAACTATTTCGTGAAGTATTTGATGAATTATCAAATGTTGTCACGGATATTAATAACGTAACTAAATTAATAAATTGTAAAAACTATAGTGAATTCATAGTGAAATTGGTAGATTTACTGTAG
- a CDS encoding glycoside hydrolase family 1 protein — MKNNKFPYFQEGFLWGGAQAASQADGAFDEDGKGLNSSDVQPYLNGLSNAQIQKLEEQGMTIKQVKENCNDQKHYYPKRYGIDFYHTYKSDLKLLADAGFKTFRTSLDWSRIFPNGDDETPNETALKHYSDMIDCMVELGIEPIITMNHYETPINITLKYGGWPNKKVIPMFEKFGKTLLDYFGDRVKYWIVVNQINMVQIEPWLSVGVAADQYQNTQQALYQAMHNQVVAAAWLKNYARSLNNPNLHIGTMVADGTVYPASSKPDDIVLAMQQNRMQYFVTDLQFRGKYPQFALNYFKDNGINLDINDDELKLIEQNPMDFLAISYYYSKMVDSKVNKMQPADTIQNPNLKQSDWGWAVDPQGLYNSLSQYYDRYQKPIIIAENGFGAYDKLEEDNSVHDNYRSDYLGAHIEQIGRAINDGVKVIAYCAWGPIDIVSCSSQQMSKRYGFIYVDKDDNGKGTGNRYLKDSYYWYKNVIESNGAKI, encoded by the coding sequence ATGAAAAATAATAAATTTCCTTATTTTCAAGAAGGTTTTTTATGGGGCGGAGCCCAAGCGGCCAGTCAAGCAGACGGCGCGTTTGATGAAGATGGTAAAGGCTTAAATTCATCAGATGTTCAACCGTATCTTAATGGGCTGTCAAATGCGCAAATTCAAAAGCTTGAAGAACAAGGAATGACAATTAAACAAGTTAAGGAAAATTGCAACGACCAAAAGCATTACTATCCTAAGCGGTACGGAATTGATTTTTATCATACTTATAAAAGCGATTTAAAACTTTTGGCTGATGCGGGCTTTAAAACATTTAGAACTTCATTAGATTGGTCAAGGATATTTCCAAATGGTGATGATGAAACACCAAATGAAACTGCTTTGAAACATTATTCTGATATGATTGATTGCATGGTGGAATTAGGCATTGAACCAATCATTACAATGAATCACTATGAAACGCCTATTAACATTACTTTGAAATACGGAGGTTGGCCAAATAAAAAAGTTATCCCAATGTTTGAAAAATTCGGTAAAACTTTACTGGATTATTTCGGTGACAGGGTTAAATATTGGATTGTTGTCAATCAAATTAATATGGTTCAAATCGAACCTTGGCTTTCGGTGGGTGTGGCTGCTGATCAATATCAAAACACACAGCAGGCACTTTACCAGGCAATGCATAACCAGGTGGTTGCTGCAGCATGGTTAAAAAACTATGCTCGTTCACTTAATAATCCTAATCTTCATATTGGAACGATGGTTGCGGATGGAACGGTTTATCCCGCAAGTAGTAAACCAGATGATATAGTTCTGGCAATGCAACAAAATCGAATGCAATATTTTGTAACGGATTTGCAGTTTAGAGGCAAGTATCCGCAGTTCGCGCTGAATTATTTTAAAGATAACGGTATAAATCTGGATATAAATGATGATGAACTAAAGCTGATTGAACAAAATCCAATGGACTTTTTAGCAATATCATATTATTACTCAAAAATGGTTGATTCCAAAGTAAATAAAATGCAGCCAGCAGATACTATTCAAAATCCTAATTTAAAGCAAAGTGATTGGGGCTGGGCAGTAGATCCGCAAGGTCTTTATAATAGCTTATCCCAGTATTATGACAGGTATCAGAAACCGATAATTATTGCTGAAAATGGTTTTGGTGCATATGACAAATTGGAAGAAGATAATTCCGTTCATGATAACTATCGGTCAGATTATTTAGGAGCACACATTGAGCAGATTGGTCGCGCTATTAATGATGGGGTTAAAGTAATTGCATACTGTGCCTGGGGCCCGATTGATATTGTCTCTTGTTCATCGCAGCAAATGTCTAAGAGGTACGGCTTTATTTATGTAGATAAGGACGACAATGGCAAAGGAACAGGAAATAGATATCTGAAAGATAGTTATTATTGGTATAAAAATGTGATTGAGTCTAATGGTGCCAAAATTTAA
- a CDS encoding PTS lactose/cellobiose transporter subunit IIA, with translation MSDKSISDQAIKQTMDIILNAGDAREMISSALDEVADYNYEKAHQDMEEANKKLVVAHRLQTAKIQEEAEGKPVEYSVLFTHAQDTLMTINSEYNIVNHLIKVFEKRDKNK, from the coding sequence ATGAGTGATAAAAGTATTTCAGACCAGGCAATAAAACAAACGATGGATATTATTTTAAATGCAGGTGATGCAAGAGAGATGATATCTTCAGCACTAGATGAAGTGGCAGACTACAATTATGAGAAGGCTCATCAAGACATGGAAGAGGCTAATAAAAAATTGGTGGTTGCTCATAGGCTGCAGACTGCAAAAATTCAAGAAGAAGCTGAAGGCAAACCTGTTGAATATTCCGTTTTGTTTACACATGCTCAAGATACTTTGATGACGATTAATAGCGAATACAATATCGTAAATCATTTGATCAAAGTTTTTGAAAAACGTGATAAAAATAAATAA
- a CDS encoding PTS sugar transporter subunit IIC produces MNSFINVLNTKFAPKAQKVANNQWIVTIKNSILEVLPFIFVGSLITLLEIPSNFWKWWPDLSPISSFTFGLVSIFIAFLVPFNFMEFKKINKQRIIAGLSSIALFLMLANPSWDKTGSVISYQFSELGAGGMFVALIVGVYAALIMELFGKFSFFSEDTSLPDFVTSWFDSMLPIALVIATGWILTYILHFDFYQLIINIFSPLTKFLDTWWGFTLFLFFTCFIYSMGISGWVLAAVDQPVMFAGIAANAKAVAAGHAATHIFTSEIIYSFPWIGGVGCTMPLVLLMLFLAKSKRLKALGKACILPSIFNINEPVVFGTIVWNPYLMLPLWINGIVLPLITAFWFKAGLSPIPHALMQMWYIPFPFVSWIVSPAVSALLLALILFLVGGLIYYPFFKVYDKSLMDQEKAD; encoded by the coding sequence ATGAATAGCTTTATAAATGTTTTGAATACAAAGTTTGCGCCTAAGGCACAAAAGGTAGCTAATAACCAATGGATTGTAACTATTAAAAATTCTATTCTGGAAGTTTTACCATTTATTTTTGTTGGCTCATTGATTACTTTACTTGAAATTCCGAGTAATTTTTGGAAGTGGTGGCCGGATCTTTCACCAATAAGCAGTTTTACTTTTGGTTTGGTATCAATTTTTATTGCTTTTTTGGTTCCATTTAATTTTATGGAATTTAAAAAGATTAATAAACAGAGAATAATCGCCGGCTTGTCTTCAATTGCGTTGTTTTTAATGTTGGCAAATCCTTCGTGGGATAAGACAGGCTCTGTAATTTCATATCAGTTTTCTGAATTGGGTGCAGGTGGTATGTTTGTTGCCTTAATTGTGGGTGTTTATGCTGCTTTAATCATGGAACTTTTTGGTAAGTTTAGCTTCTTTAGTGAAGATACATCTTTACCAGATTTTGTAACCTCATGGTTTGATTCTATGTTGCCAATCGCGCTTGTGATTGCAACTGGTTGGATTTTGACTTACATTCTTCATTTTGATTTTTATCAATTAATAATTAATATTTTTTCACCATTAACAAAATTCTTGGATACCTGGTGGGGCTTTACATTATTTCTGTTTTTCACGTGCTTCATATATTCAATGGGAATATCAGGCTGGGTATTAGCAGCAGTTGATCAACCTGTGATGTTTGCAGGAATTGCTGCCAATGCTAAAGCAGTAGCGGCTGGTCACGCAGCTACGCATATTTTTACAAGTGAAATAATCTATAGCTTTCCGTGGATTGGTGGCGTTGGTTGTACAATGCCGTTAGTTTTGCTGATGCTGTTTTTGGCAAAATCCAAAAGACTAAAAGCTTTAGGGAAAGCATGTATTTTACCTTCAATTTTTAATATTAATGAACCCGTTGTATTCGGGACAATAGTTTGGAATCCATATTTAATGCTTCCGTTATGGATTAATGGCATTGTTTTACCGTTGATTACTGCCTTTTGGTTCAAAGCTGGTTTATCACCAATTCCGCATGCATTGATGCAGATGTGGTACATTCCGTTTCCATTTGTTTCTTGGATTGTCAGTCCAGCCGTGAGTGCACTTTTGTTGGCTTTAATACTATTTTTAGTAGGTGGTTTAATTTATTATCCATTCTTTAAAGTATACGATAAAAGTTTAATGGACCAAGAAAAAGCAGATTAG
- a CDS encoding PTS sugar transporter subunit IIB, producing the protein MSKNILLICGSGASSGFMAANMRKAAKKSGLDYKIKAKSEAELADYANDIDALMVGPHLKAEFDAIKDRVPSNVKVILMKPDYYSILDGQGAIDHLKSELG; encoded by the coding sequence ATGTCAAAAAATATTTTGTTGATTTGTGGCTCTGGAGCTTCGTCAGGTTTTATGGCAGCGAATATGCGTAAAGCCGCAAAAAAGAGTGGTTTGGATTATAAGATAAAGGCTAAAAGTGAAGCAGAACTTGCTGACTATGCTAATGATATTGATGCATTGATGGTAGGACCGCACTTAAAGGCAGAATTCGATGCTATTAAAGATCGAGTTCCAAGTAATGTCAAAGTTATTTTAATGAAGCCAGATTATTATTCTATTTTAGATGGTCAAGGTGCCATTGATCATTTGAAATCGGAATTAGGCTAA
- the rpoN gene encoding RNA polymerase factor sigma-54 — protein sequence MVQLQKMALKPKEQLVTRLFLSPKLKQSLNVLSYSTHDLINVVKDLAETNPFVSVKTPKNELQNLDWIGDQGSESLVDHLLSQVRLNSWTGKQKKAVTFLVYNLDQDGYLRADLPVLATQTELLLTDLLKAKKLLQSLEPCGIGGKNLDECLFIQAKQKNKFDETALTLLKNNQLELLAQPELWGESGYSTAELQAALSAIQTLNPTPASEFSSEQTQYLLPDLIYRIEDQRLSVETAQAQIPELVFDEKTFADLKGQSSNEQKEYFLKQKRQYTELKDEIAQRQKTMLRLGKYLGEYQHDFLFSLQKEKIKAIGLKEASQALNLAPSTISRAIKDKYIQCQNKIFSMKILFSRQVVQNISQEKIEAELTKMIVREDAAAPLSDQELVQKFAETGVNLSRRVVTKYRKKLGIANSYARKKT from the coding sequence ATGGTGCAATTGCAAAAAATGGCGTTAAAACCCAAGGAACAATTAGTCACGCGGCTTTTTTTGTCGCCAAAATTAAAACAAAGTTTAAATGTTTTATCGTATAGCACGCACGATTTAATCAATGTGGTCAAAGATCTGGCAGAAACTAATCCCTTTGTTTCTGTCAAAACGCCTAAAAATGAGCTGCAGAATTTAGATTGGATTGGTGACCAAGGAAGTGAGTCGCTGGTTGATCACCTGCTGTCCCAAGTTAGGTTAAATTCGTGGACCGGCAAGCAGAAAAAGGCAGTAACTTTTTTGGTTTATAACTTGGATCAAGACGGCTATTTGCGGGCGGATTTGCCAGTCCTGGCAACGCAAACGGAATTGCTGCTTACGGACTTGCTAAAAGCAAAAAAATTGCTGCAAAGCCTTGAACCGTGTGGAATTGGCGGAAAGAATCTGGACGAGTGCTTGTTTATTCAAGCCAAGCAGAAAAATAAATTTGACGAAACTGCACTGACACTTTTAAAAAATAATCAATTAGAACTGTTAGCACAGCCTGAACTTTGGGGAGAGAGCGGATATTCGACCGCAGAATTGCAGGCAGCACTGAGTGCAATTCAAACGTTAAATCCGACGCCAGCAAGCGAATTCAGCAGTGAGCAGACACAGTATTTGCTGCCCGATCTGATTTACCGAATTGAAGACCAGCGCTTATCCGTTGAAACAGCGCAGGCACAAATCCCGGAATTGGTTTTTGATGAAAAAACATTTGCCGACCTCAAGGGACAAAGCAGCAATGAACAAAAAGAATACTTTTTAAAGCAAAAACGCCAATATACCGAATTAAAAGATGAAATTGCCCAGCGGCAAAAAACAATGCTGCGCCTGGGTAAATACTTGGGTGAATATCAGCATGACTTTCTGTTTTCACTGCAAAAAGAAAAAATTAAGGCAATCGGTCTTAAAGAGGCTTCCCAGGCCTTGAATCTGGCACCGAGTACGATTAGCCGGGCCATTAAAGATAAGTATATTCAGTGTCAAAATAAGATTTTTAGTATGAAAATCCTTTTTTCACGGCAGGTGGTGCAGAACATTTCACAGGAAAAGATTGAAGCTGAATTAACGAAGATGATTGTCCGAGAAGATGCTGCTGCTCCTTTGAGCGACCAAGAGCTTGTGCAGAAATTTGCCGAAACTGGGGTGAATTTGAGCAGAAGGGTTGTGACTAAATATCGTAAAAAACTCGGTATTGCCAATAGTTATGCAAGGAAAAAAACTTAA